The following coding sequences lie in one Lolium perenne isolate Kyuss_39 chromosome 2, Kyuss_2.0, whole genome shotgun sequence genomic window:
- the LOC127328383 gene encoding E3 ubiquitin-protein ligase WAV3-like, translating to MPRSMAEACDADVCAICLGGMVRGQASFVAECSHAFHLRCISASVAHGNHNCPLCKASWTVLPAVTAAPRPPPVNGRRAPRPPPLAWSRQVARSTYEDDEQVQESTVRANAAAATGGGAVVLTTHCEFPAVAKGAARENFAVLVHAKAPSAAASDAARAPLDLVTVLDVSGSMRGHKLELLKQAMGFVIDNLGPADRLSVVSFSDEAIRRIRLVRMSDQGKADAKLAVQSLVARGGTNIGEGLRVAAQVLDDRRGKNAVASIMLLSDGRDAFTAGRNGAAANYINLVPSSLTYAGSGSRTPAVHTFGFGADHDAAAMHTVAESTGGTFSFVEDETVVQDSFAQCIGGLLTVTVQEARIEVTCLHPGVRVREVKSGRYENRLHDGGRAASVDVGELYADEERRFLIFVDVPAAAGDHTRLVKVSCTYRNAATGQAANVAGDDAVVQRPVVVTHIEPSMEVERERVRVAATEDMAAAREAADRGEHASGARILRSRLQAVQRSAPGAAGEATCTALMDELCELAARVENRREYDTTGRACFFSSMSSHGRQRAGGSLGKSRCKSQAYFTPAMEDMVKRSREQRKATAPHQTPKRHQPEAQSKPQRKRGKYL from the coding sequence ATGCCTCGATCCATGGCAGAAGCATGCGACGCCGACGTGTGTGCCATCTGCCTCGGCGGCATGGTCCGCGGCCAGGCCAGCTTCGTGGCGGAGTGCTCCCACGCCTTCCACCTCCGCTGCATCTCCGCCAGCGTCGCCCACGGCAACCACAACTGCCCGCTCTGCAAGGCGTCTTGGACCGTGCTGCCAGCCGTGACCGCCGCCCCACGGCCTCCACCTGTGAACGGCCGACGTGCTCCGCGCCCTCCGCCGCTGGCTTGGTCCCGACAGGTGGCCCGAAGCACATACGAAGACGACGAGCAGGTGCAGGAGTCGACCGTCAGGGCGAATGCCGCGGCGGCAACCGGCGGAGGAGCAGTGGTACTCACGACGCACTGCGAGTTCCCTGCCGTCGCGAAGGGCGCGGCCCGTGAGAACTTCGCCGTGCTCGTGCACGCCAAGGCGCCATCTGCGGCCGCCTCCGATGCGGCGCGCGCGCCGCTCGACCTCGTGACGGTGCTCGACGTCAGCGGGAGCATGAGGGGCCACAAGCTGGAGCTTCTGAAGCAGGCGATGGGGTTCGTCATCGACAACCTCGGACCCGCCGACCGCCTCTCCGTCGTGTCCTTCTCCGACGAGGCGATTCGCCGGATCCGTCTCGTGCGCATGTCGGACCAGGGGAAGGCTGATGCGAAGCTCGCCGTGCAGTCCCTCGTCGCACGCGGTGGGACGAACATTGGCGAGGGCCTCCGCGTGGCCGCCCAGGTGCTCGATGACCGCCGGGGCAAGAACGCCGTCGCGAGTATCATGCTTCTCTCCGACGGGCGGGACGCGTTCACCGCCGGTAGAAACGGTGCTGCGGCTAACTACATCAACCTCGTGCCATCCTCGCTCACCTACGCCGGATCCGGCAGCAGGACTCCGGCGGTTCATACTTTTGGGTTCGGCGCCGACCACGACGCCGCGGCGATGCACACCGTCGCGGAGTCCACCGGTGGAACGTTCTCCTTCGTGGAGGACGAGACGGTCGTCCAGGACTCGTTCGCGCAGTGCATCGGCGGGCTCCTCACGGTGACCGTGCAGGAGGCGCGCATCGAGGTCACGTGCTTGCATCCGGGCGTGCGCGTCCGGGAGGTCAAGTCTGGACGCTATGAAAACCGCTTGCACGACGGTGGCCGTGCTGCGTCGGTTGACGTGGGCGAGCTCTACGCCGACGAGGAGAGGCGCTTTTTGATATTCGTGGACGTACCTGCAGCTGCAGGAGACCACACCAGGCTGGTCAAAGTGAGCTGCACTTACCGAAACGCCGCGACAGGGCAGGCGGCCAACGTCGCTGGAGACGACGCCGTGGTCCAGAGGCCGGTTGTGGTGACTCACATCGAGCCGTCCATGGAGGTCGAGCGTGAGCGCGTACGCGTGGCGGCAACCGAAGACATGGCGGCGGCCAGGGAAGCGGCTGATCGCGGCGAACATGCCAGCGGCGCACGGATACTGCGGTCGCGGCTGCAGGCCGTGCAGCGTTCCGCGCCGGGGGCGGCCGGCGAAGCTACTTGCACGGCGCTGATGGACGAGCTGTGTGAACTTGCCGCTCGCGTGGAAAACCGGCGGGAATACGACACGACGGGGCGCGCGTGTTTCTTCTCCAGCATGAGCTCTCACGGGCGGCAGCGCGCCGGCGGCTCGTTGGGAAAGTCGCGGTGCAAGTCGCAGGCGTACTTCACTCCGGCAATGGAGGACATGGTGAAGAGATCGCGCGAGCAGCGGAAGGCGACGGCGCCACACCAGACTCCCAAACGGCACCAGCCAGAAGCCCAGAGTAAGCCACAACGGAAACGTGGCAAATAcctttaa